The Virgibacillus sp. SK37 region ATAGGGAATCCCCTATCCTTCTTCATTTACTTTAAGTATGATCTTACCAATATTTTTATTTTCCTCCATATGCCTGTGTGCTTCCTGCACATCCTCTAATTTAAAAACCTTATCAATAATTGGCTTTACCTTATTCTCTTTAATTAATGGAAGTACTTTTCTAGAGAAACCTTGCGTTAATTGCTGTTTATATGCATCGCTTCTAGGCGTCAAAAGCGTCCCTTTTAGTTGCACTCGTTTTAACATGAGATGCATCAAATTTACTTTTTCGATTTCTGTTCCACCAAGTACCCCGATCAGAATCCAGCGTCCATCCGTTCGGATACTTTGCAAATTTTTCTCCCAATACGATCCACCAATGAAGTCCAGAATGAGATCTGCCCCTTGGTCATTTGTAGCTTTTAGTACTTCTTCTGGAAAAGATTCTCCTTTATAATTAATACAAACATCTGCACCTAGCGATCGGCAAAAATCGAGTTTTTCAGCTGAACCGGCTGTAGTAATAATTTTTGCTTTAGTCAACTGCTTAGCAAGCTGAATAGCTGCAGTTCCTACACCGCTGCCTCCAGCATGGATGAGCACGGTATCTTCATCAGTCAATTCGCCGAGCCAAAACAAGGTCTGGTATGCGGTGAGAAAAACTTCCGGAATAGCTGCTGCCTCTTCAAACGAAAGATTATCTGGTATAATCATCGCTCGATCAGCAGGCATCACAGCATATTCTGCATATGCTCCCCCATTTACAAGTCCCATTACCCTTGTTCCTTTTTCAATGTTTGCATCTGGATCGGAATCCACTACCTCCCCCGCAACTTCAATGCCTAATATCGGATTTGTGTTATAACCAGACTTTCCTTCCCTATTCACGATATCTGTACGATTTACAGCTGCTGCGCTTACCTTTATTAGAATTTCTCCCTGTTTTGGAACAGGCTTGGGGAATTCTTTCACCTGTAACTGTTCCGTCCCGCCAGGTTGTTTTACATTAACTGCTTTCATACGACGACTCCTTTCTTTAGAGAAAATTGAGCAAGTGGACTTCTTTTCTATTAAATGAAAAATAGCTTATATAATACTTAGACCTCTTTGCTCTATAAATCAAAAGCCTCTGCAAGCAGTTGATATGACCTCCGCTTTTTTGCATGGTCATGAATATTTGTAATGATCATAAATTCATCTGTCTGATAAAATTCACTTAAGCGAAGAAGTTCATTTTTTACTTCTTGTAGATTCCCAATTACACAACGCTTGCG contains the following coding sequences:
- a CDS encoding NAD(P)H-quinone oxidoreductase, encoding MKAVNVKQPGGTEQLQVKEFPKPVPKQGEILIKVSAAAVNRTDIVNREGKSGYNTNPILGIEVAGEVVDSDPDANIEKGTRVMGLVNGGAYAEYAVMPADRAMIIPDNLSFEEAAAIPEVFLTAYQTLFWLGELTDEDTVLIHAGGSGVGTAAIQLAKQLTKAKIITTAGSAEKLDFCRSLGADVCINYKGESFPEEVLKATNDQGADLILDFIGGSYWEKNLQSIRTDGRWILIGVLGGTEIEKVNLMHLMLKRVQLKGTLLTPRSDAYKQQLTQGFSRKVLPLIKENKVKPIIDKVFKLEDVQEAHRHMEENKNIGKIILKVNEEG